One genomic window of Solanum dulcamara chromosome 10, daSolDulc1.2, whole genome shotgun sequence includes the following:
- the LOC129870331 gene encoding myosin-binding protein 2 gives MAANKFATMLHKNTNKITMILIYAILEWTLISLLLLNSFFSYMIIKFAEYFGLKPPCPLCSRIDHLFEHEKKTKTLSKDLLCEAHAIEISQLGFCSNHQKLVEFQDMCEDCFEDSRFELIQNGEVSLLKCSCCGVKLERKFPTNNCILIKPCIDDLGYTQKGDLVIESADDDLVKERSDFDEEKTDLDDYVVLERVMKDQGVQVCVIEDSSYEFSSQHLDFFIECSGQKLVPIELIDSTTEEDHCKNHETNENCEKNDHGEVELVVENDKIEEEPEFAVLDSMEMEEDENGFSFCVEECHSVKDSDEQFDISTQLHQIVAESVREEKDSDVPPVSEEVSQMPQIDEIEAEVSIGNEIPDMNLSDEIPCEGSLNSCTHEEHSTSSAHFHEIDQHGPKKDHDKLVELKLLSLEFDEHVMNNQSSISSKLDEIEEEKVPETPTSIDSFYQLHKKLLLLEKKDFGTESLDGSVVSELEGGDTVSSIEHLKSALKAERKALHALYTELEEERSASAVAANQTMAMINKLQEEKSAMQMEALQYQRMMEEQSEYDQEALQLLNELMVKREKEKQELEKELEIYRKRLLEYEAKEKTMRLLKRSKDGSVARSGLFSSASCSNGEDSEELSIDLNQEPKEDVNFYCHQECDDHDKVQVDAFLELEESFVDFEEERMSILEQLKMLEEKLLTMDDEDVKEFEDVRPMDDSYRENGDHTEENSHLDGEITEHSNGFSSEMNGKLIINAKGKGLLPLFDAMSDENGEVMINGHKNGFHSNGVDEENKKLDVEEELDLLHERLQALEADREFLKNCISSLKKGDKGMDLLHEILQHLRDLKNVDLRVRSSSNGLIL, from the exons ATGGCTGCTAACAAATTTGCAACCATGTTACACAAAAATACCAACAAGATCACAATGATCCTTATTTATGCAATCTTGGAATGGACTCTTATAAGTCTACTTCTCCtcaactcttttttttcttatatgatCATTAAATTTGCTGAATATTTTGGCCTAAAGCCACCATGTCCATTGTGTTCTAGAATTGATCATCTTTTTGAACATGAAAAAAAGACTAAAACTTTGTCCAAAGATCTTCTCTGTGAAGCTCATGCTATAGAGATTTCTCAATTGGGGTTCTGCTCAAATCATCAGAAATTGGTTGAATTTCAAGATATGTGTGAGGATTGCTTTGaggattcaagatttgaattgATTCAGAATGGTGAAGTGAGTTTGTTGAAGTGTTCTTGTTGTGGTGTGAAGTTGGAGAGAAAATTTCCAACTAATAATTGTATTTTGATTAAGCCTTGTATTGATGATTTGGGATATACCCAAAAAGGGGATTTGGTTATTGAGTCAGCAGATGATGATTTGGTTAAAGAAAGATCAGATTTTGATGAAGAAAAAACTGATCTTGATGATTATGTGGTTCTTGAAAGGGTAATGAAAGATCAAGGTGTTCAAGTTTGTGTAATTGAGGATTCATCTTATGAGTTTTCTTCTCAGCATTTGGATTTTTTCATTGAATGTAGTGGTCAGAAGTTGGTTCCTATTGAATTGATTGATTCAACAACTGAGGAAGATCATTGCAAAAACCATGAGACCAATGAAAATTGTGAAAAGAATGATCATGGAGAAGTTGAATTGGTTGTTGAGAATGACAAGATTGAGGAGGAACCTGAGTTTGCAGTTCTTGATTCCATGGAGATggaagaagatgaaaatggtTTCAGTTTTTGTGTTGAAGAATGTCATTCAGTAAAAGATTCAGATGAACAATTTGATATTAGTACTCAATTGCACCAAATTGTGGCTGAAAGTGTAAGGGAAGAAAAAGATTCAGATGTTCCACCAG TTTCAGAAGAGGTTTCCCAAATGCCacaaattgatgaaattgaGGCAGAAGTGTCAAttggaaatgaaattcctgatATGAATCTGTCAGATGAAATTCCATGTGAAGGATCTCTTAATTCATGTACACATGAAGAACATTCAACAAGTTCTGCTCATTTCCATGAAATTGATCAACATG GTCCTAAAAAAGATCACGACAAATTAGTAGAATTGAAATTGTTATCGCTTGAGTTTGATGAGCATGTGATGAACAATCAATCATCAATATCTTCAAAATTGGATgagattgaagaagaaaaagttccAGAAACGCCAACTTCTATCGATAGCTTCTATCAGTTGCATAAGAAATTACTACTCCTTGAGAAGAAAGATTTCGGAACTGAGTCTTTGGATGGGAGTGTGGTTAGTGAGTTAGAAGGTGGAGATACAGTTTCATCAATCGAACACCTGAAATCAGCGCTAAAAGCTGAGAGAAAGGCTCTACACGCGTTGTATACGGAgttagaagaagagaggagTGCTTCTGCTGTGGCTGCTAATCAGACAATGGCTATGATAAATAAGCTTCAAGAAGAAAAATCAGCAATGCAGATGGAAGCATTGCAATACCAGAGAATGATGGAAGAACAATCGGAGTATGATCAAGAAGCGTTGCAACTCTTGAATGAGCTTATGGTAAAGAGGGAGAAGGAAAAGCAAGAGCTAGAGAAAGAATTGGAGATATATAGGAAAAGGTTATTGGAATATGAAGCAAAAGAAAAGACGATGAGGCTGTTGAAGAGAAGCAAAGATGGAAGTGTTGCAAGAAGCGGATTATTTTCATCAGCCTCATGCAGCAATGGTGAGGACAGTGAGGAGTTGTCTATTGATTTGAATCAAGAACCAAAGGAAGATGTCAACTTTTATTGTCATCAAGAATGTGATGATCATGATAAAGTTCAAGTTGACGCTTTTCTAGAATTGGAAGAATCGTTTGTTGATTTTGAGGAAGAGAGGATGTCCATTCTTGAGCAGCTAAAGATGTTGGAAGAAAAGCTTTTAACTATGGATGATGAAGATGTAAAAGAGTTCGAGGATGTTAGGCCAATGGACGATTCATATAGAGAGAATGGAGATCATACAGAGGAAAATTCTCATTTAGATGGAGAAATAACTGAACATTCCAATGGTTTTTCGAGTGAAATGAATGGGAAGCTAATTATCAATGCAAAGGGAAAGGGACTTCTTCCACTTTTTGATGCAATGAGTGACGAAAACGGAGAGGTTATGATAAATGGACATAAAAATGGCTTCCATTCCAATGGTGTTGATGAGGAAAACAAGAAGCTAGATGTGGAAGAGGAGTTGGATCTTCTACATGAAAGGCTACAAGCTCTTGAGGCAGATAGGGAGTTCCTAAAGAACTGCATTAGCTCATTGAAGAAAGGCGATAAAGGGATGGATCTTCTTCATGAAATCTTACAACATCTTCGTGATCTAAAAAACGTTGATCTTCGTGTAAGGAGCTCAAGTAATGGTCTCATATTATAG